In Synechocystis sp. PCC 6714, the following are encoded in one genomic region:
- a CDS encoding cell wall metabolism sensor histidine kinase WalK produces the protein MAKLSLGSRLFLSHMLVMLVGLGSFVSMAKISSPRMFILRLEELESQGFITVRSAKTYLIRGFETAWNRSSLWAIIFGASAAGGLSFLAADRIMQPLDRLKLATKNLAEGDLQSRMLPSDIPELDELGQSFNRMADSLENVEQQRRELVSDLTHELRSPLTVVRGYLEELAEGRITADPELYQRLVGETRRLERLTVDLQELSKVEAGYLSIQRQPLDLYPLLVKLQQRFADQLLEDGPELILIAEPSLPTALADPDRTEQILVNLIGNAVRYTPSGSILINAHLGKDRKNKEKGNLLWVTVADTGIGIAEEDLPYIFERFWRADKSRSRYSGGTGLGLAIAKRLVELQGGSLIVTSTLGEGSEFSFSLPLV, from the coding sequence ATGGCTAAGCTCAGTCTCGGTTCCCGTCTTTTCCTGTCCCACATGCTGGTAATGCTAGTGGGGCTAGGCAGTTTCGTTTCCATGGCAAAGATCTCTTCCCCCCGCATGTTCATCCTGCGCCTAGAAGAATTGGAAAGTCAAGGATTTATCACTGTCCGCTCCGCCAAAACCTATCTGATTCGGGGCTTTGAAACGGCCTGGAACCGCAGTTCCCTCTGGGCAATTATTTTTGGTGCCAGCGCCGCCGGGGGGTTAAGCTTCCTAGCCGCAGACCGGATTATGCAACCCCTCGATCGCCTAAAATTAGCTACGAAAAATTTGGCAGAGGGGGATTTACAATCCCGGATGCTCCCCAGTGATATTCCCGAATTGGATGAGTTGGGACAGAGTTTTAACCGGATGGCGGATAGCTTGGAAAATGTGGAACAACAAAGGCGGGAACTGGTAAGCGACTTAACCCATGAGCTTAGATCACCTTTAACGGTGGTGCGGGGTTATCTGGAAGAGTTGGCAGAAGGCAGAATTACAGCGGACCCGGAATTGTATCAACGGTTGGTGGGAGAAACCCGACGCTTGGAACGACTGACGGTGGATTTACAGGAATTGTCCAAAGTGGAAGCGGGTTATTTATCCATTCAACGGCAACCCTTGGATCTTTATCCGCTATTGGTAAAACTACAGCAACGGTTTGCGGATCAGTTATTGGAGGATGGCCCGGAATTAATACTCATTGCCGAACCTTCTCTCCCAACAGCGTTAGCGGATCCTGACCGCACGGAGCAAATTTTGGTTAATTTAATTGGTAATGCAGTGCGCTATACCCCCAGCGGCTCCATCCTCATCAATGCTCATCTTGGTAAGGATAGGAAGAATAAAGAAAAGGGAAATTTACTCTGGGTGACCGTTGCTGACACGGGCATTGGCATCGCCGAGGAGGATTTGCCCTACATTTTCGAGCGGTTTTGGCGGGCGGATAAATCCCGTTCCCGTTACTCCGGAGGCACTGGCCTGGGGCTGGCGATCGCCAAACGATTGGTGGAGTTACAGGGGGGCAGTTTGATTGTCACAAGCACCTTGGGGGAAGGGAGTGAGTTTAGCTTTTCCCTGCCTTTGGTTTGA
- a CDS encoding MBL fold metallo-hydrolase, with translation MTFSVPTQGKPLADISFFPYGVGHRDGGVCLELNLGPYRILLDCGLADLTPLRKRDPGAIDLVVCSHAHGDHALGLWQLHQQFPHIPILTSGVTQRLLPLNWLGVDVPVFSQVLPWRSPQEILPNLKVELMPAGHLPGAALVLLEYHNGDRLYRVVYTGDYCLSHLQLVDGLALAQLRGLRPDVLILEGQYGSRRLPHRRQQEKQFIQAIEAVLAKGRNILLPVPPLGLAQEILKLLRTHHQFTGRQVNLWAGKGVAGGCDAYQEILAYLPDNVRNFAQHQPLFWDDKVYPHLRPLDGPQGKLSLSSPSLVVTESWPGAWPSPPALPGLWTVFLPRLVELPDCLVNFAWENLGQFPQYELADYLLADHSDGRNTTQLIHNLRPQHLVFVHGERSNIEDLTSLEELQSRYQLHSPAAGNWVALPIGDRFVQPTPPLPQIYEGEIHELEPDKNVHHLGEVAIHLDGQIMENSRWAKFGETGIVQARWQGEELILRGISQRELLRQSQTIRGLADGDCCTNCLYFQHYHCRNPESPLMGLQVRGDGHCPVFRSADNVQS, from the coding sequence ATGACTTTTTCCGTGCCGACCCAGGGAAAACCGTTGGCTGATATATCTTTTTTCCCCTATGGAGTAGGTCACCGGGATGGGGGAGTTTGCCTAGAGTTGAATTTGGGACCCTACAGGATCCTGTTGGACTGTGGCTTGGCGGATTTGACCCCCCTACGGAAAAGAGATCCTGGGGCCATAGATCTGGTTGTGTGTAGCCATGCCCATGGGGACCATGCCCTGGGATTGTGGCAGTTACATCAACAATTTCCCCACATTCCCATTTTGACCAGTGGGGTTACCCAAAGGTTATTGCCCCTAAATTGGCTCGGCGTTGACGTGCCTGTATTTTCCCAAGTTCTGCCCTGGCGATCGCCCCAGGAGATTTTGCCCAATTTAAAAGTGGAATTAATGCCCGCAGGTCATCTCCCCGGAGCGGCGTTGGTTTTGCTGGAGTACCACAACGGCGATCGCCTTTACCGAGTGGTCTATACCGGGGATTATTGTCTGTCCCATTTGCAGTTGGTGGATGGCCTAGCCCTAGCCCAATTGCGGGGCTTAAGGCCTGATGTGCTAATCCTCGAAGGACAGTATGGCAGTCGCCGTTTACCCCACCGTCGCCAACAGGAAAAACAATTCATCCAGGCGATCGAAGCGGTACTAGCGAAGGGGAGAAATATTCTCCTGCCGGTGCCCCCCTTGGGCTTAGCCCAGGAAATTCTTAAGCTGCTGCGGACTCATCACCAATTTACAGGCCGTCAGGTCAATCTTTGGGCCGGGAAGGGGGTAGCTGGGGGCTGTGATGCTTACCAAGAAATTTTGGCCTATCTGCCGGACAATGTCCGCAATTTTGCCCAACATCAACCCCTGTTTTGGGACGATAAAGTCTATCCCCATCTCCGTCCCCTTGATGGCCCCCAAGGAAAATTGTCATTATCCTCCCCTTCTTTAGTCGTGACAGAAAGTTGGCCTGGAGCTTGGCCTAGCCCACCGGCCCTGCCAGGATTGTGGACGGTATTTTTGCCCCGGTTGGTGGAATTACCGGATTGTTTAGTCAATTTTGCCTGGGAAAATCTGGGACAGTTTCCCCAATACGAATTGGCAGATTATCTCTTAGCGGACCACAGTGATGGGCGCAATACAACCCAGTTAATCCACAATCTCCGCCCCCAACATTTGGTCTTTGTCCATGGAGAACGCTCGAACATCGAAGACCTCACTAGCCTGGAGGAGTTACAAAGCCGCTACCAACTCCATTCCCCCGCCGCTGGCAACTGGGTAGCCCTACCCATTGGCGATCGATTTGTCCAGCCCACACCACCCCTACCACAAATTTATGAGGGGGAAATCCATGAATTGGAGCCCGACAAAAATGTCCATCACCTGGGGGAAGTAGCTATTCACCTGGACGGACAAATTATGGAAAATTCCCGTTGGGCCAAGTTTGGTGAAACTGGCATTGTACAAGCCCGTTGGCAAGGGGAAGAATTGATTTTAAGGGGCATTAGCCAAAGGGAATTGCTGAGGCAATCCCAAACCATTAGGGGGCTGGCCGACGGTGATTGTTGCACCAATTGCCTATATTTTCAGCATTACCATTGCCGTAATCCCGAGTCCCCCCTCATGGGTCTACAGGTAAGGGGGGATGGCCACTGCCCTGTGTTTAGATCGGCCGACAATGTCCAGTCCTAA
- a CDS encoding NAD(P)/FAD-dependent oxidoreductase: protein MDSATRTNTFLDSKLNSVPGDALGYLRRLDQRWQALCQGKILPIPEVAQKVNGKLGETDFDAVICGGTLGILLAPSLQIKGWRVAVIERGKLQGRVQEWNISRQELQTFVELDLLTPEELETAIASEYNPGRIAFHGGQEFWINNVLNVGVDPVYLLEALKQKFLQAGGILLEYTAFQKTTIHPDGVEISYQQNGADSVDSKITSRLLIDAMGHGSPLVNQARQGKIPDGVCLVVGSCAQVYPDNKTGDLIATTTGITNNCQYFWEAFPARDGRTTYLFTYVDVHPDRIGLEFLFEEYFRLLPSYQKVNLDQLQWQRFLSGFFPAYKSSPLHFPWSRVLAVGDSAGSQSPVSFGGFGAIVRHLQRLTTAIGEALEGNYLTAADLALLQPYQPNIGVTWLFQQTMGVRIGQKADPDQINHLMNTVFAIMDQQGEKVMQPFLQDVIQWSGLTQTLPRVNPLIVLPLLPQIGLPALVDWLGHYANLAGYSLAYPLFKNILFTKPNFEQKRCLEAWYYGSGFDFHRD, encoded by the coding sequence ATGGACTCTGCCACCAGAACTAACACTTTTTTAGACTCCAAACTTAATTCTGTGCCCGGGGATGCCCTGGGTTATCTACGGCGTTTAGATCAGCGTTGGCAAGCCCTCTGTCAGGGAAAAATTCTCCCCATCCCTGAGGTAGCCCAAAAAGTTAATGGTAAATTAGGAGAAACGGATTTTGACGCGGTGATTTGTGGCGGCACCTTGGGAATTTTATTGGCCCCTAGTTTACAAATAAAAGGTTGGCGTGTTGCCGTCATTGAACGGGGGAAATTACAGGGTCGCGTCCAGGAATGGAATATTTCCCGTCAAGAATTACAAACCTTTGTGGAATTAGATTTACTCACCCCAGAGGAGTTGGAAACGGCGATCGCCAGTGAATATAATCCCGGTCGCATTGCTTTCCATGGGGGGCAAGAATTTTGGATAAATAATGTTTTAAATGTGGGGGTAGACCCGGTTTATTTACTGGAAGCATTGAAGCAAAAATTTCTCCAAGCTGGAGGAATATTATTGGAATACACTGCCTTTCAAAAAACAACTATTCACCCCGATGGAGTTGAAATTAGTTATCAACAAAATGGGGCAGATTCGGTTGATTCCAAAATTACTAGCCGCTTGTTGATTGATGCCATGGGCCATGGTTCTCCCTTAGTAAATCAAGCCCGTCAGGGGAAAATTCCTGATGGAGTTTGCCTTGTAGTTGGTAGTTGCGCCCAGGTTTATCCTGACAACAAAACTGGAGACTTAATTGCCACCACCACAGGAATTACTAATAATTGCCAATATTTTTGGGAAGCTTTTCCAGCCCGGGATGGCCGCACCACCTATCTATTTACCTATGTAGATGTGCATCCTGACCGTATCGGTTTGGAGTTTCTCTTTGAGGAATATTTTCGACTGTTGCCCAGTTACCAAAAAGTTAATCTAGACCAACTACAATGGCAACGATTTTTATCTGGTTTTTTCCCTGCCTATAAATCCAGTCCCCTCCATTTTCCCTGGAGTAGAGTACTAGCCGTGGGAGATAGTGCCGGTAGTCAATCCCCTGTTAGTTTCGGCGGTTTTGGTGCCATAGTACGGCATTTACAACGATTAACCACCGCCATTGGCGAAGCCCTCGAGGGGAATTATTTAACCGCAGCGGATCTGGCTCTTTTACAACCCTACCAGCCCAATATTGGTGTTACTTGGTTATTTCAACAAACTATGGGGGTTAGAATTGGTCAGAAGGCCGATCCAGATCAAATTAATCATCTGATGAATACTGTTTTTGCCATCATGGACCAACAGGGGGAAAAAGTAATGCAACCTTTTCTACAGGACGTCATTCAATGGTCTGGTTTGACTCAAACTTTGCCCAGGGTAAATCCCTTGATAGTATTACCTTTGTTGCCCCAAATTGGTCTTCCAGCCTTGGTAGATTGGTTGGGTCACTATGCTAATTTAGCTGGCTATAGTCTGGCCTATCCTCTGTTTAAAAATATCTTGTTTACCAAACCTAACTTTGAGCAAAAACGTTGTTTAGAAGCTTGGTATTATGGCTCCGGATTTGATTTTCACCGTGACTAA
- the pheA gene encoding prephenate dehydratase, whose translation MPPLVVAHLGPRGTNTETVALVYGEQHQERTGQFVEFLPCPSIGKTLEAAAQGLVDVAIVPVENSTEGGIAITLDCLWSADNLKIQQELVLPITHVLLSRGQSLANLNRVVSHPQALGQCQKWLTAHLPQVSLVPANSTTEAIQIIGDDPTSAAIASPRAATLFDLPVLQTNIQDYPDNCTRFWAVSSEGHLNGSHTTLAFSVPRNVPGALVSPLQLLAQRNINLSRIESRPTKRSLGEYVFFMDLEASQTEPRLREALGQLKQYTEVLKIFGSYPTKVLQLADLQHFHPPGWPASYSP comes from the coding sequence ATGCCACCATTGGTTGTTGCACATTTGGGGCCAAGGGGAACCAATACGGAAACCGTTGCCTTGGTTTATGGGGAACAGCACCAGGAGCGCACTGGACAATTTGTAGAGTTCTTGCCCTGTCCCAGCATCGGCAAAACCCTAGAGGCGGCTGCCCAAGGCCTGGTGGACGTGGCGATCGTGCCGGTGGAGAACTCAACGGAGGGGGGCATTGCTATTACCTTGGATTGTCTGTGGTCGGCGGATAATCTCAAAATACAGCAGGAATTGGTGCTCCCCATCACCCATGTTTTGCTCAGTCGGGGCCAATCTTTAGCCAATCTAAATCGCGTTGTGTCCCATCCCCAAGCCCTGGGGCAATGTCAGAAATGGTTGACCGCCCATCTTCCCCAGGTCAGTTTAGTACCCGCCAATTCCACCACCGAAGCGATTCAAATTATCGGTGACGATCCCACCTCAGCGGCGATCGCCTCTCCCCGGGCTGCCACCCTGTTTGATCTTCCTGTACTACAAACTAATATCCAGGATTACCCCGACAACTGCACGCGCTTTTGGGCAGTCAGTTCAGAGGGCCATCTAAATGGCAGTCACACCACCCTCGCCTTTAGTGTCCCCCGCAATGTGCCCGGAGCCTTAGTTAGCCCTTTACAACTGTTGGCCCAGAGGAACATTAACCTAAGTCGCATTGAATCCCGCCCCACCAAACGGTCATTGGGAGAATATGTCTTTTTTATGGACTTAGAGGCAAGCCAAACAGAACCCCGACTGCGGGAAGCCCTTGGACAGTTAAAACAATACACAGAAGTGCTGAAAATTTTTGGCAGTTACCCCACAAAAGTTCTACAATTGGCTGACCTCCAGCATTTCCATCCACCGGGTTGGCCTGCAAGTTATTCCCCGTGA
- a CDS encoding MASE1 domain-containing protein, which translates to MARQEHWAPIHRHGLVRWLGGSKTSFFLQSPLLHNILLNLLVALFYVVGIKLSDQLVSTLLPGRIAPVWFPSALTFGVFFHFGHWVTPGIILGSVLGLISVLSTFDPPPSITQFLVLETAFAFANTIQPFVGDLWLKNKLKLVAQRESVPIINDSDSIREPLAILNPFQRLSTTIAFVQGALIGPFLSAVIGVSTLLFLGIVTWEKFFYSWITWWSNSFLAIIVFSPVLITVRFYQFRRHHLTDVKLILSIALTVLIWFLSFYKSYPVAYMFLPLILFVVFHFGEFFASVFVAFFAFFAIFTTAQGQGIFIHDSGNNSVIFLQMFTGVISMTALFFSAVIEEKKIAQQSLAQAVRNLENEVKRRTERLTAAKKSLEIANIELNKLAHIDGLTHVPNRRYFEQQFPREWEAFLQRGNNLTVMMVDVDYFKLYNDHYGHGQGDICLTEIAQILQSCIRQPGSDFIARYGGEEFILVLPEVGRLEAIAIAQRIKITLQAEAIPHLATGNGGNVTCSIGIAVACSGFEGDSETLLKQADQALYLAKQAGRNQYVLFSDCETEVNIVGPPD; encoded by the coding sequence ATGGCCAGACAAGAGCACTGGGCTCCAATCCATCGCCATGGGTTAGTTCGTTGGCTTGGAGGCAGTAAAACTTCATTTTTTTTGCAAAGTCCCCTCCTGCATAATATTCTTTTAAACCTTTTGGTAGCTCTGTTTTATGTCGTAGGAATTAAACTCAGCGACCAATTAGTTAGCACACTACTACCGGGGAGAATTGCCCCCGTTTGGTTTCCCTCCGCCCTAACCTTTGGCGTGTTTTTCCACTTTGGTCATTGGGTCACCCCAGGTATCATTCTCGGCTCGGTGTTGGGCTTAATTTCAGTACTTTCTACGTTTGATCCGCCCCCTAGTATTACCCAATTTCTTGTCCTAGAAACTGCCTTTGCCTTTGCCAATACTATTCAGCCTTTTGTGGGAGACCTCTGGCTAAAAAATAAACTGAAGTTAGTAGCCCAAAGGGAATCGGTACCAATTATTAATGATAGTGATAGTATCAGGGAGCCATTGGCAATTCTCAATCCCTTCCAAAGACTTTCTACTACCATTGCTTTCGTCCAGGGGGCATTAATCGGTCCGTTCTTATCCGCAGTTATTGGTGTTAGCACCTTATTATTTTTAGGAATTGTCACCTGGGAAAAATTTTTCTACTCTTGGATCACTTGGTGGTCTAATAGTTTTTTGGCAATTATTGTTTTTTCGCCTGTACTAATTACTGTCCGCTTCTACCAATTTCGCCGTCATCATCTGACTGATGTTAAGTTAATTCTGTCCATTGCTTTAACTGTTTTAATTTGGTTTCTTTCTTTTTATAAATCCTATCCAGTCGCCTATATGTTTTTGCCACTAATTCTATTTGTGGTCTTTCATTTTGGCGAATTTTTTGCTAGTGTTTTCGTTGCTTTTTTTGCTTTTTTTGCTATTTTCACCACCGCCCAGGGCCAAGGTATATTTATTCATGATTCCGGCAATAATTCAGTGATATTTCTACAGATGTTTACGGGGGTAATTTCCATGACAGCCCTGTTTTTTTCTGCCGTTATTGAAGAAAAGAAAATTGCCCAACAATCCCTTGCCCAGGCAGTAAGAAACCTGGAAAATGAAGTTAAAAGAAGAACGGAGAGATTAACCGCCGCAAAAAAATCCTTAGAAATAGCCAATATTGAACTGAATAAGCTAGCTCACATTGATGGATTAACCCATGTTCCTAACCGTCGCTATTTTGAACAACAATTTCCCCGGGAATGGGAAGCCTTTCTCCAGAGAGGCAATAATCTTACTGTGATGATGGTGGATGTGGATTATTTCAAGCTCTATAACGATCATTATGGCCATGGCCAAGGGGATATTTGCTTAACGGAGATCGCCCAAATATTGCAAAGTTGTATTCGTCAGCCAGGATCTGATTTCATTGCCCGTTATGGGGGGGAGGAATTTATTCTGGTTCTGCCCGAAGTCGGCCGCCTGGAGGCGATCGCCATTGCCCAAAGAATTAAAATTACTCTGCAGGCGGAGGCGATTCCGCATCTGGCAACAGGTAATGGAGGCAATGTTACATGTAGTATTGGCATTGCTGTGGCCTGTTCTGGGTTTGAAGGTGACAGCGAAACATTACTCAAGCAGGCAGACCAAGCCCTTTATTTAGCAAAGCAGGCAGGGAGAAATCAGTACGTCCTCTTTAGTGATTGTGAGACAGAAGTTAATATCGTCGGTCCACCGGATTAA
- a CDS encoding membrane protein, which yields MDVKLILIGLTAVFTLACLFFGTKNGYYDTDKYDGNGSAH from the coding sequence ATGGACGTTAAATTGATTCTCATTGGTCTAACGGCGGTGTTTACCCTAGCCTGTCTCTTTTTCGGTACCAAAAATGGTTATTACGACACGGATAAGTACGATGGTAACGGTTCCGCCCATTAG
- a CDS encoding squalene/phytoene synthase family protein: MSGVDCMSLRRNALKVLKETSRTFYIPISILPDQLLDAVASAYLCMRAIDEVEDHPDLDAETKARILNQISLNLQSATEHSQSEDFLRGLDSYKNLLPEVTLRVGEWALLAPESIAPRVWDATAAMSDRMAFWAIHNWQIKTENELDQYTFSVAGAVGLLLSDLWAWHDGTQTNRSHAIGFGRGLQAVNIVRNYKEDRQRGVSFFPQGWELADMHKYARYNLALADQYTKSLPHGPALNFCKIPLTLAYGTLDVLALGKEKLSRSDVMALVNRVIAS, translated from the coding sequence GTGTCAGGAGTTGATTGCATGAGCCTACGTCGCAATGCCCTTAAGGTTTTGAAAGAAACCAGTCGGACATTCTACATTCCCATTAGCATTTTGCCTGATCAGCTTCTCGATGCAGTGGCCTCTGCCTATCTTTGCATGCGGGCGATCGATGAAGTGGAAGACCACCCTGACCTGGATGCGGAGACTAAGGCAAGAATTCTCAACCAAATTAGCCTCAATCTCCAGAGTGCTACGGAACATTCCCAAAGTGAGGATTTTCTCCGGGGATTAGACTCCTACAAAAATTTATTGCCGGAGGTAACTTTGCGGGTGGGGGAATGGGCTCTGTTAGCCCCCGAAAGCATTGCCCCCAGGGTGTGGGATGCCACCGCGGCCATGTCCGACCGCATGGCTTTTTGGGCCATCCATAACTGGCAAATCAAAACAGAAAATGAGTTAGACCAATACACCTTCAGTGTGGCGGGGGCCGTTGGTCTACTGCTATCGGATTTATGGGCTTGGCACGATGGCACCCAAACGAACCGTTCCCATGCCATTGGTTTTGGTCGGGGACTCCAGGCGGTTAACATTGTCCGTAACTACAAGGAAGATCGCCAACGGGGGGTGAGCTTTTTTCCCCAGGGCTGGGAACTGGCAGATATGCATAAGTATGCCCGATATAACTTAGCTTTAGCGGACCAATATACGAAATCATTGCCCCACGGCCCGGCCCTAAATTTTTGTAAAATCCCCCTAACCTTGGCCTATGGCACATTGGATGTGTTGGCCCTGGGCAAGGAAAAATTGAGCCGCAGCGATGTGATGGCTTTGGTCAATCGGGTCATTGCCAGTTAG
- the nblB gene encoding phycobilisome degradation protein NblB, with amino-acid sequence MSDLLSQIQTLLSSEDFSDKVRGLNQLRVLEPAEAFPLLKPLVKDANPRIRYAAVSQLDPVGNADLEQALELLRDRLFNDPEIDVQSVAADVIGGLKLTAAYPDLQRAYEETPEWLLQMSIVATLGEMGDSRGFDLLKIALSSENSLIRTAAISALGELGNPEAFPLLVPLAQDEDWQVRYRLALAVGHLNHPDRQNLLQQLAQDRAEQVASTARELLGI; translated from the coding sequence ATGAGTGACCTCCTCAGCCAGATCCAAACATTGCTCAGCTCAGAAGATTTTAGCGATAAAGTCCGGGGTTTAAATCAACTGCGAGTCCTGGAGCCGGCCGAGGCATTCCCCCTGCTCAAGCCCCTGGTCAAAGATGCCAATCCTCGCATTCGTTATGCAGCAGTCAGTCAGTTGGACCCTGTGGGCAATGCGGATCTGGAGCAAGCCCTCGAACTACTGCGAGATCGCCTCTTCAACGATCCTGAAATTGATGTGCAATCGGTGGCGGCGGATGTGATCGGCGGCCTAAAACTGACAGCGGCCTACCCTGATTTGCAAAGGGCCTATGAAGAAACTCCAGAATGGTTATTGCAGATGAGTATCGTGGCCACCCTGGGGGAAATGGGCGACAGCCGGGGCTTTGACTTACTCAAAATTGCCTTGAGTTCCGAAAATAGTTTAATTAGAACCGCGGCTATCAGTGCCCTGGGGGAACTGGGTAACCCTGAAGCATTTCCCCTGTTGGTGCCCCTGGCCCAGGACGAAGACTGGCAAGTACGGTACCGCTTGGCCTTGGCAGTGGGTCATTTAAACCATCCCGATCGCCAGAATTTACTGCAACAGTTAGCCCAAGACAGGGCGGAGCAGGTGGCCAGCACTGCCCGGGAGTTGTTGGGCATCTAG